From a single Planctellipticum variicoloris genomic region:
- a CDS encoding nucleoside 2-deoxyribosyltransferase, whose product MTDAGRGLKVYCAGPLFNQAERDEMTAIAEGLVAARYDVYLPHRDGMEFRLVLDVLLDRGWEHSVAGQFLHEAIFALDVHQVVVDCDALVWNLNGRVPDEGAVSEAAIAWTLGKPTVAYKDDVRSLIAGRYNPLLVGLVDFTTVDAIDDIPAALAREIASQPPPEINPNRLPPRLQRAVDAGAALWETMTSTGAYCENEILADCVTRLFAPT is encoded by the coding sequence GTGACGGACGCGGGTCGAGGTCTCAAAGTCTATTGCGCGGGGCCGCTGTTCAATCAGGCCGAGCGCGACGAGATGACCGCCATCGCCGAGGGTCTCGTAGCGGCCCGCTATGACGTTTACCTGCCCCATCGCGACGGGATGGAGTTCCGGCTGGTCCTTGATGTCCTCCTCGACCGGGGCTGGGAACACTCGGTTGCCGGGCAGTTTTTGCACGAAGCGATCTTCGCCCTCGACGTCCATCAGGTCGTGGTCGACTGCGACGCGCTGGTCTGGAACCTCAACGGCCGGGTTCCCGACGAAGGAGCCGTCTCTGAAGCCGCCATCGCCTGGACGCTGGGCAAGCCGACCGTCGCCTACAAGGACGACGTCCGCTCGCTGATCGCCGGCCGGTATAACCCCTTGCTGGTGGGCCTCGTCGATTTCACGACGGTCGACGCCATCGACGACATCCCGGCGGCGCTGGCCCGCGAAATCGCCAGCCAGCCCCCCCCGGAAATCAATCCAAACCGCCTGCCGCCGCGCCTGCAGCGAGCCGTCGACGCCGGCGCCGCCCTCTGGGAAACGATGACGAGCACCGGCGCGTACTGCGAGAACGAGATCCTCGCGGATTGCGTGACGCGGCTGTTTGCGCCAACCTGA
- a CDS encoding pyridoxine 5'-phosphate synthase: MTQLSVNLNKIALIRNSRGSGIPSVTRAATTCLQAGADGITVHPRPDERHIRRSDVHELKAMLDVEFNIEGNPLEPTFMELVRTVKPTQCTLVPDARDQLTSDHGWQLPADNDRLRPLIAELSGLGIRVSLFMDPVPEQMALARALGADRIELYTGPYAEEFAAGHGAESIARYAAAARAALEAGLGLNAGHDLSLDNLGPFLEGVPGILEVSIGHALIADALELGLPETVRRYAAICHAGR; this comes from the coding sequence ATGACTCAGCTCAGCGTGAACCTCAATAAGATCGCCCTGATCCGGAACAGCCGGGGTTCGGGGATTCCAAGCGTCACTCGGGCGGCGACCACCTGCCTGCAGGCGGGGGCGGACGGCATCACCGTCCACCCGCGGCCGGACGAACGGCACATCCGCCGGTCCGACGTGCACGAACTGAAGGCGATGCTCGACGTCGAGTTCAACATCGAGGGAAACCCGCTCGAACCGACCTTCATGGAACTGGTCCGGACGGTGAAGCCGACGCAATGCACTCTGGTGCCGGACGCCCGCGATCAGTTGACCTCGGACCACGGCTGGCAGTTGCCGGCCGACAACGACCGCCTGCGACCGCTGATCGCGGAGCTGTCGGGCCTCGGCATCCGCGTGAGCCTGTTCATGGACCCGGTCCCGGAGCAGATGGCGCTGGCCCGCGCACTGGGGGCCGATCGCATCGAGCTTTACACCGGTCCGTACGCGGAGGAATTTGCCGCCGGGCACGGGGCCGAGTCGATTGCCCGCTACGCTGCGGCGGCCCGTGCGGCGCTGGAGGCGGGTCTGGGACTCAATGCCGGACACGACCTGAGCCTCGACAATCTCGGCCCGTTTCTGGAGGGCGTGCCGGGGATTCTGGAAGTCTCGATCGGGCATGCGCTGATTGCGGATGCGCTGGAGCTGGGGCTGCCGGAGACGGTGCGGCGGTATGCCGCGATCTGTCACGCGGGGCGTTGA
- a CDS encoding MFS transporter, with the protein MSSRRSPLLIIFFTVFIDLLGFGIVLPLLPRYGLHFEADKLTLGFLMASFSAMQFLFAPLWGRWSDRVGRRPVLLIGLFGSTLFYFLFAVVTQRGNLGPIFGLSPVFWLFVTRIGAGIAGATIPTAQAYIADVTDAKSRGKGMALIGAAFGIGFTFGPLIGAAFVRADKLDAPSAAPGYVAAALSGVAFLWALTMLPESLKRGVAPAPGRKWFDVSSLRRAVGLPYVGWVLASIFLTTFAFAQFESTLSLLTEDRGISDRGNFLVFAYIGFILTLAQGFLVRRLLPKLGEFRMATIGVALMSCGLLGIGAATLPENRTVSLALLFCVLPVCVVGFSATTPSLQSLLSLNSASDEQGGILGVGQSISSLARILGPIAGLGLQKWTVAMPYWFGAGLMAAAALLILTLRGARQGHAAHGTATEPTV; encoded by the coding sequence ATGTCGTCCCGCCGCAGTCCGCTGCTGATTATCTTCTTCACCGTGTTCATCGATCTGCTGGGGTTCGGCATCGTCCTGCCTCTCCTGCCGCGGTACGGGCTGCACTTCGAGGCCGACAAGCTGACGCTCGGATTTCTGATGGCGTCGTTCTCGGCGATGCAGTTTCTGTTCGCGCCGCTGTGGGGCCGGTGGTCGGATCGCGTCGGCCGGCGGCCGGTGCTGCTGATCGGGCTGTTCGGCTCGACGCTGTTCTATTTCCTGTTTGCGGTTGTGACGCAGCGGGGGAATCTGGGGCCGATCTTCGGACTCAGCCCCGTCTTCTGGCTGTTCGTGACGCGGATCGGAGCAGGCATCGCCGGGGCGACGATTCCCACCGCTCAGGCCTATATCGCCGACGTGACCGACGCGAAGAGCCGGGGGAAGGGGATGGCGCTGATCGGGGCGGCGTTCGGCATCGGCTTCACCTTCGGTCCGCTGATCGGGGCGGCGTTTGTGCGTGCCGACAAACTCGACGCACCGAGCGCAGCGCCGGGTTATGTCGCGGCTGCGCTGTCGGGCGTCGCTTTTCTCTGGGCGCTGACGATGCTGCCCGAGTCCCTCAAGAGGGGCGTGGCCCCCGCTCCGGGGCGGAAGTGGTTCGACGTCAGCTCGCTGCGACGTGCCGTCGGCCTGCCGTACGTCGGCTGGGTGCTGGCCTCGATCTTTCTGACGACGTTCGCGTTTGCTCAGTTCGAAAGCACGCTGTCGCTGCTGACGGAGGACCGGGGCATCAGCGACCGGGGCAACTTCCTGGTGTTTGCCTACATCGGGTTCATTCTCACGCTGGCCCAGGGGTTTCTCGTCCGCCGGCTCCTGCCGAAACTTGGCGAGTTCCGGATGGCGACGATCGGCGTCGCGCTGATGTCATGCGGACTGCTGGGAATTGGGGCCGCGACGCTGCCGGAGAATCGCACGGTGTCGCTGGCGCTGCTGTTCTGCGTGCTCCCCGTGTGCGTCGTCGGGTTTTCCGCCACGACGCCGTCGCTGCAGTCGCTGCTGTCGCTCAACAGCGCCAGCGACGAACAAGGGGGGATTCTGGGAGTCGGTCAGAGCATTTCGTCGCTGGCCCGGATTCTGGGCCCGATCGCCGGGCTGGGGCTGCAGAAGTGGACCGTGGCGATGCCGTACTGGTTCGGGGCGGGCTTGATGGCGGCGGCGGCACTGCTCATCCTGACGTTGCGCGGCGCCCGGCAGGGGCACGCGGCTCACGGGACAGCGACGGAACCGACGGTATGA
- a CDS encoding cation:proton antiporter, with product MHANLDLILTLTGGLSAALVLGYITQRLGLSPIVGYLLAGIAVGPTTPGFVANREVADQLAEVGVILLMFGVGLQFHLKELLAVRRIAIPGAVFQSLVATVLGAVIARALGWDWTAGLVFGLAISVASTVVLVRVLADNNDLHTPTGHIAVGWLVVEDLFTVVVLVVLPALFGHQAEDGLWMPLALGLAGLKIAVLVASVFLLGGKVIPWLLTKVAATRSRELFTLTVLVVALGIAVGSTKLFGVSMALGAFLAGMVVGRSEFSLRAATEALPMRDAFAVLFFVSVGMLFEPTILVQSPVLILATLLIVMVGKPLAAVVIVLALGYPTRVAFGVSAALAQVGEFSFILAALGRHLEIIPLEISNAVVATAIVSISLNPLLYRVVDPLNAWCARNPRLTRWAQKSALIAGPESATAVEPGTEGARPARAVVVGYGPVGQTVCRLLKSNGVEASVIEMNLETVKRLRMQGIEAVYGDAGHPETLRAAGIQQASTLILSASGLANAREIIRLAHELRPRLRVLVRTAYLRENDELIAAGADRVFSGEGEVALAMTESILRDLGAIPEQIDRERQRVREELFG from the coding sequence ATGCATGCGAATCTGGATCTGATTTTGACGCTGACGGGAGGACTGAGCGCCGCCCTCGTCCTGGGCTACATCACTCAGCGTCTCGGCTTGTCTCCGATCGTGGGGTACTTGCTCGCCGGGATTGCGGTGGGGCCGACGACGCCCGGGTTTGTGGCGAATCGGGAAGTCGCCGATCAACTGGCGGAAGTGGGGGTGATTCTGCTGATGTTCGGGGTCGGCCTGCAGTTCCACCTGAAGGAGCTGTTGGCAGTCCGTCGGATCGCGATCCCTGGAGCTGTCTTTCAGAGCCTCGTCGCCACCGTCCTGGGAGCGGTCATCGCCCGCGCCCTGGGCTGGGACTGGACCGCGGGGCTGGTTTTCGGTCTGGCGATTTCCGTCGCGAGCACGGTCGTGCTCGTTCGCGTGCTGGCTGACAACAACGATCTGCATACGCCAACAGGCCACATCGCCGTCGGCTGGCTGGTGGTGGAGGACCTGTTTACGGTCGTCGTCCTGGTCGTGCTGCCGGCGCTGTTCGGTCACCAGGCGGAAGACGGTCTCTGGATGCCCCTGGCGCTCGGCCTGGCGGGGTTAAAGATTGCCGTACTGGTGGCTTCGGTCTTCCTGCTGGGGGGCAAGGTGATCCCGTGGCTGCTGACGAAAGTTGCCGCCACGCGGTCGCGAGAGCTGTTCACGCTGACGGTGCTCGTGGTCGCCCTCGGCATTGCGGTGGGGTCCACCAAGCTGTTCGGCGTCTCGATGGCCCTGGGGGCATTTCTGGCGGGAATGGTCGTCGGACGTTCCGAGTTCAGTCTGCGGGCGGCGACCGAAGCGCTCCCGATGCGCGACGCGTTCGCGGTGCTCTTTTTCGTTTCCGTCGGCATGCTGTTCGAGCCGACGATTCTGGTGCAGTCCCCTGTCCTGATCCTCGCCACGCTGCTCATCGTCATGGTCGGCAAGCCTCTCGCCGCCGTCGTGATCGTTCTCGCGCTGGGCTATCCCACGCGTGTCGCCTTCGGCGTCTCAGCGGCCCTCGCGCAAGTCGGCGAGTTCTCGTTCATTCTGGCGGCGCTTGGTAGACATCTCGAAATCATCCCCCTGGAAATTTCGAATGCGGTGGTTGCCACAGCGATCGTCTCCATCTCGCTCAATCCGCTGCTCTACCGCGTGGTCGACCCGTTGAACGCCTGGTGCGCCAGAAATCCTCGTCTGACTCGCTGGGCTCAAAAATCGGCCCTGATCGCTGGGCCGGAATCGGCGACCGCTGTCGAACCGGGCACCGAAGGGGCGCGGCCGGCACGTGCCGTTGTCGTCGGTTATGGCCCCGTCGGCCAGACGGTCTGCCGGCTGCTGAAGAGCAACGGCGTCGAGGCGTCGGTCATCGAGATGAATCTGGAGACCGTCAAACGGTTGCGAATGCAGGGGATTGAGGCGGTGTATGGCGACGCCGGGCACCCGGAGACGCTGCGCGCGGCCGGCATCCAGCAGGCCAGCACTCTGATCCTGAGCGCGTCGGGGCTGGCGAACGCGCGCGAGATCATCCGCCTCGCTCACGAGCTGAGACCGCGGCTCCGCGTCCTGGTGCGGACGGCCTATCTCCGTGAAAACGACGAGCTGATCGCCGCGGGGGCGGACCGGGTCTTTTCGGGAGAAGGAGAAGTGGCCCTGGCGATGACTGAGTCCATTCTGCGCGACTTGGGAGCAATTCCCGAACAGATCGACCGCGAGCGGCAGCGCGTGCGGGAGGAGCTGTTTGGTTGA
- a CDS encoding DUF1501 domain-containing protein, with the protein MLRLNGSAKRLCTGITRRDLLHIGGVGALGLGLDGALRADVAGGRPQAKACIFVFLFGSPPQHETFDPKPLAPSEIQGEMGAIDTAVPGLQIGEGLPQIARIADRLTVVRSMTHDYPIHCCAYVMTGMPTYSIPLETNPRAPEHWPFMGSIVDYLEARRSGPAPTLPRNIGLPWRFCARGSSPTQAGPYSAFLGDGYDPFWTDFTGQGTVVVPALNADSQTEQVRDPHAGITSTDRFQLAPGCQLPAELSTSRFDARVHLLQQFDAARPQLDRAAAVTGYDMHRERALSLIGSNRIRTALDVDRESPALRERYGMTLFGQSCLAARRLVEAGAKFVSVFWDPFGPHGASVWDTHSNHFPRLKNYLLPVFDQSYSALIGDLDDRGMLDETLVLCTSEHGRTPQIDSKPKGGARHHWSRAYSSVFAGGGMARGRVVGQTDAIAGDVTETPISPKDMQATAYHLLGYAETTTVPDALGRPHPIAGDGKVRPELLG; encoded by the coding sequence ATGCTTCGGCTGAATGGCTCGGCGAAACGTCTCTGCACCGGCATCACCCGCCGCGACCTGCTGCACATCGGCGGCGTCGGCGCGCTGGGACTCGGTCTCGACGGCGCTCTGCGAGCGGATGTCGCCGGCGGCCGGCCGCAGGCCAAAGCCTGCATCTTCGTTTTTCTCTTCGGTTCGCCCCCTCAGCACGAAACGTTCGATCCCAAGCCCCTCGCTCCGTCGGAAATCCAGGGCGAAATGGGGGCCATCGACACTGCCGTCCCCGGTCTGCAGATCGGCGAAGGCCTGCCGCAGATCGCCCGCATCGCCGACCGGCTGACGGTCGTCCGCTCGATGACCCACGACTATCCGATTCACTGCTGCGCCTACGTGATGACGGGGATGCCGACCTACAGCATTCCGCTGGAAACCAATCCCCGCGCCCCCGAACACTGGCCCTTCATGGGCTCGATCGTCGACTACCTGGAAGCCCGCCGGTCGGGACCGGCGCCGACGCTCCCCCGGAACATCGGGCTCCCCTGGCGGTTCTGCGCCCGCGGCAGCTCCCCGACGCAGGCCGGGCCCTACTCGGCCTTCCTCGGCGACGGCTACGATCCGTTCTGGACCGACTTCACCGGTCAGGGGACGGTCGTCGTCCCCGCTCTGAACGCCGACAGCCAGACCGAGCAGGTCCGCGATCCTCATGCCGGGATCACGTCGACCGACCGCTTCCAGCTCGCTCCCGGCTGCCAGTTGCCGGCGGAACTTTCCACCAGCCGCTTCGACGCCCGCGTCCATCTGCTGCAGCAGTTCGACGCCGCCCGCCCGCAGCTCGATCGGGCCGCGGCGGTGACGGGCTACGACATGCACCGCGAACGCGCGCTGTCATTGATCGGTTCGAACCGCATCCGCACGGCTCTCGATGTCGACCGCGAATCCCCCGCCCTGCGCGAGCGCTACGGCATGACGCTGTTCGGCCAGTCGTGTCTCGCCGCCCGCCGGCTGGTCGAAGCGGGAGCGAAATTCGTCTCCGTTTTCTGGGACCCGTTCGGTCCGCATGGTGCGTCGGTGTGGGATACCCACTCGAACCATTTCCCCCGCCTCAAGAACTATCTGTTGCCCGTCTTCGATCAGAGCTATTCGGCCCTGATCGGCGATCTCGACGACCGCGGGATGCTCGACGAGACGCTGGTCCTCTGCACCAGCGAGCACGGCCGGACGCCCCAGATCGATTCGAAGCCCAAGGGAGGCGCCCGCCATCACTGGTCGCGAGCCTATTCGTCGGTCTTTGCGGGAGGGGGCATGGCCCGCGGCCGGGTCGTCGGCCAGACCGATGCCATCGCCGGGGACGTGACCGAAACGCCGATCTCTCCCAAGGACATGCAGGCGACGGCGTATCACCTGCTGGGCTATGCGGAGACGACGACGGTCCCCGACGCGCTGGGTCGACCGCATCCGATTGCGGGGGATGGGAAAGTCCGGCCCGAATTGCTGGGCTGA
- a CDS encoding RNA polymerase sigma factor, translating into MSDPDDERRLLDRLATGEPEAFAQLYELYGPRLYGTALGLLRNPDAAEDAVQDLLVALVRSRSALRCVESLPAYLFSSLFRRVHRSPSGLRITPASEFEDATDPRPGPPLLAAGQEDRQRLAAAVQLLPEPQQEVLTLKVDGELTFTEIGAVLGISPNTAASRYRYALERLRELLAETRPTTIEPRNDA; encoded by the coding sequence ATGAGCGACCCGGACGACGAACGGCGTCTCCTGGACCGGCTGGCCACGGGCGAACCGGAGGCGTTCGCGCAGCTCTACGAACTCTATGGCCCCCGATTGTACGGGACGGCCCTGGGTCTGCTGCGAAATCCGGACGCGGCTGAAGATGCTGTCCAGGACCTGTTGGTGGCACTGGTTCGGTCGCGGTCGGCATTACGGTGTGTGGAAAGCCTGCCAGCCTACCTGTTTTCGTCCCTTTTTCGCCGTGTACACCGGAGTCCCTCAGGACTGCGAATCACTCCAGCCTCGGAATTCGAAGACGCGACCGACCCCCGGCCCGGACCGCCGCTGCTGGCCGCCGGGCAGGAAGACCGTCAACGGCTGGCGGCGGCCGTCCAGTTGCTGCCGGAACCGCAGCAGGAAGTCCTCACACTCAAGGTCGACGGCGAATTGACCTTCACGGAAATCGGTGCGGTGCTGGGGATCAGTCCCAATACGGCCGCGAGCCGGTATCGCTATGCCCTCGAGCGGCTGCGCGAACTGCTGGCCGAAACGCGTCCCACGACGATTGAACCACGGAACGACGCATGA
- a CDS encoding HD domain-containing protein, with amino-acid sequence MLHPYAEIPELSDLQVGGPLVRIPMQLDVPFTPRVRAIVDTVEFQRLRHITQLGLADRVYPGATHTRFEHALGVFHNALRYLWQLGKDPRFSQVVDTHQAEVLMVAALLHDLGHWPFCHPIEDMGLAELPPHEAFAAEFLGPGSELAAALEQHWNIRADEVLDVLTPKTDSPALRLMRSILSGPIDIDKMDYLERDSLHAGVPYGRNFDRSRLIQSLLVNEAGDGLAISAKGKTAAELMVFARYVMFSEVYWHHAVRSATCMFARSFYELHRQLDLQSLFRLTEYDVIRELQRQAVGTPVAPLLEGLFGAKRRLHKRVIEFTADQSPELYRALAGRPYAETVEVGLQLLSALERLTGRTLAATDVLIDAPPVHKEVEFRVEIYDPKARVYRPLGQVSPVVDALARTQFDDFVKRVRVFAEPDLARILKDRYDEFVRELEAAACST; translated from the coding sequence ATGCTCCACCCCTACGCCGAGATCCCCGAACTTTCAGACCTGCAGGTGGGCGGGCCTCTCGTCCGCATTCCCATGCAGCTCGATGTGCCGTTCACGCCGCGGGTGCGGGCCATCGTCGATACCGTCGAATTCCAGCGTCTCCGGCATATCACCCAGCTCGGCCTTGCCGACCGCGTCTATCCCGGCGCCACGCACACGCGGTTCGAGCACGCGCTCGGCGTCTTCCACAACGCGCTGCGGTATCTCTGGCAGCTCGGCAAAGATCCCCGCTTCAGCCAGGTCGTCGACACCCACCAGGCCGAAGTGCTGATGGTCGCAGCGTTGCTGCACGACCTTGGGCACTGGCCCTTCTGCCATCCCATCGAAGACATGGGGCTGGCGGAGCTGCCGCCGCACGAGGCCTTCGCCGCCGAGTTTCTCGGCCCCGGCAGCGAGCTGGCCGCGGCCCTGGAACAGCACTGGAACATCCGCGCGGACGAAGTCCTCGACGTCCTCACTCCGAAGACCGACAGCCCGGCCCTGCGCCTGATGCGCTCGATCCTCTCCGGGCCGATCGACATCGACAAGATGGACTACCTCGAACGGGACAGCCTGCACGCCGGAGTTCCCTACGGACGCAATTTCGACCGCAGCCGGCTGATCCAGTCCCTGCTGGTGAACGAGGCGGGCGACGGCCTGGCGATCAGCGCCAAGGGAAAAACCGCCGCGGAACTGATGGTCTTCGCCCGCTACGTGATGTTCAGCGAGGTCTACTGGCACCACGCGGTCCGCTCGGCGACCTGCATGTTCGCCCGCAGTTTTTATGAGCTGCATCGCCAGCTCGACCTGCAGTCCCTGTTCCGCCTGACCGAATACGACGTCATCCGCGAACTGCAGAGGCAGGCCGTGGGGACGCCGGTTGCCCCGCTGCTCGAAGGTCTGTTCGGAGCAAAACGCCGGCTTCACAAGCGGGTCATTGAGTTCACCGCCGACCAGTCGCCGGAGCTGTATCGGGCACTCGCCGGCCGCCCGTATGCGGAGACCGTCGAAGTCGGTCTGCAACTGCTGTCGGCCCTCGAACGCCTGACCGGCCGGACGCTGGCGGCGACCGACGTTCTGATCGACGCGCCGCCGGTCCACAAGGAAGTCGAATTCCGGGTCGAGATCTACGATCCCAAAGCCCGCGTCTATCGTCCGCTGGGCCAGGTCTCGCCGGTCGTCGACGCCCTTGCCCGCACGCAGTTCGACGACTTCGTCAAACGTGTCCGCGTCTTCGCCGAGCCCGACCTCGCCCGGATCCTCAAAGACCGCTACGACGAGTTTGTGCGGGAACTGGAAGCCGCCGCCTGCTCGACGTGA